One part of the Arabidopsis thaliana chromosome 1 sequence genome encodes these proteins:
- the JAX1 gene encoding jacalin lectin-like protein: MSTPSGSNPLPMADKLEAKGRIASIKFDYVKNGQPKAGSTHGVSYHNFTEWFDLNHTCDEHILSVKCYYDDGEIQGLVIKTNIRTSAYMGYNIGTTFTLEVKGKKIVGFHGSFDKNLTSLGAYFAPLSPAK; the protein is encoded by the exons ATGTCTACACCATCAGGTTCAAATCCGTTACCAATGGCCGACAAGTTAGAAGCAAAAG GTCGTATAGCATCCATCAAGTTCGACTATGTCAAGAATGGTCAACCTAAAGCTGGATCAACCCATGGTGTCTCATATCACAATTTCACCGAGTGG TTTGATCTTAACCATACATGCGATGAGCATATCTTATCTGTGAAGTGTTACTACGATGATGGTGAGATACAAGGACTTGTGATCAAAACCAATATCAGGACGTCTGCATATATGGGATATAACATTGGTACTACGTTTACACTTGAAGTCAAAGGCAAGAAGATCGTTGGGTTTCATGGATCTTTTGATAAAAACCTTACCTCGCTTGGAGCTTATTTCGCACCGCTTTCTCCTGCTAAGTAA
- a CDS encoding Disease resistance-responsive (dirigent-like protein) family protein (Disease resistance-responsive (dirigent-like protein) family protein; FUNCTIONS IN: molecular_function unknown; INVOLVED IN: N-terminal protein myristoylation, lignan biosynthetic process, defense response; LOCATED IN: endomembrane system; EXPRESSED IN: 17 plant structures; EXPRESSED DURING: 6 growth stages; CONTAINS InterPro DOMAIN/s: Plant disease resistance response protein (InterPro:IPR004265); BEST Arabidopsis thaliana protein match is: Disease resistance-responsive (dirigent-like protein) family protein (TAIR:AT5G49040.1); Has 838 Blast hits to 837 proteins in 39 species: Archae - 0; Bacteria - 0; Metazoa - 0; Fungi - 0; Plants - 838; Viruses - 0; Other Eukaryotes - 0 (source: NCBI BLink).), with the protein MGSFLSFFLISSRTLALVLISVTGETLESNFLHHKKEKLTHFRVYWHDIVTGQDSSSVSIMNPPKKYTGATGFGLMRMIDNPLTLTPKLSSKMVGRAQGFYAGTSKEEIGLLMAMNFAILDGKYNGSTITVLGRNSVFDKVREMPVIGGSGLFRFARGYVQASTHEFNLKTGNAIVEYNCYLLHY; encoded by the coding sequence ATGGGCAgttttctctccttctttcttatttcttctcGAACACTAGCCCTCGTCCTAATTTCCGTCACAGGAGAAACCCTTGAATCTAATTTCTTGCAtcacaagaaagagaaactaaCTCATTTCAGAGTATACTGGCACGATATTGTAACCGGCCAAGATTCGTCTTCGGTGTCAATCATGAATCCTCCGAAAAAATACACGGGGGCAACGGGCTTTGGTCTCATGCGTATGATTGATAACCCTTTAACGCTCACACCAAAATTAAGCTCCAAAATGGTGGGAAGGGCACAAGGGTTTTATGCAGGCACATCTAAAGAAGAAATAGGATTATTGATGGCTATGAATTTTGCGATTCTTGATGGGAAATACAATGGAAGCACGATCACAGTGTTAGGAAGAAATTCAGTGTTTGATAAGGTGAGGGAGATGCCAGTGATTGGAGGAAGTGGACTTTTCCGATTTGCTAGGGGTTATGTTCAAGCTAGCACACATGAGTTTAATCTCAAGACAGGGAACGCCATCGTTGAGTATAATTGTTATCTTTTGCACTACTAA